The segment GTATTGAGCAAATTTGCCAAGCTCGAAATATTTCAAAAAAAATTGTTATGGATCACATAACATTTTTGCAAAATAAAGGTCTGAAATTTAAGATGCCGAAAGAATAATTTGGTACAAAAAAATACCCCAGTCACTGACCGGGGTATTTTTTATTTAGCTTCTTTCTTCTTAGTTTTTGCAGCAGGAGATTTTGTCTTTTTACCTTCAATAATTTTCTTTGTAACCAGTAAATTATTAACAGTGTCTGACATTTGAGCTCCCATAGAAATCCAGTGTTTAATACGATCTGGCTTAGTTTGGAGTTCTTTTGAATGTGGATTATATGAACCCAAAATTTCCAAAGCCTTTCCATAGGGGTCACGTTGCTTTTCAGA is part of the Candidatus Falkowbacteria bacterium genome and harbors:
- the rpsP gene encoding 30S ribosomal protein S16; amino-acid sequence: MIRLSRIGKKGYPTYRLVISEKQRDPYGKALEILGSYNPHSKELQTKPDRIKHWISMGAQMSDTVNNLLVTKKIIEGKKTKSPAAKTKKKEAK